One Planctomicrobium piriforme genomic window, TCAAGCTTCGGCTGTCTGATGAGCCACTCCAGATTCGGCGAATCATCCGAGATCTTCACGGTGACGATTCTCAACTCGGGAAGAATGCAGTTCTCCGGAATTTCCGCGGCGAATTGACGTTCTCCAGGAATCGTCAACTTTTCCAGCGACTGACAGACAGGCGCAGCCAAAGATCGACCGGAAATCTTAGCACTGTGCAATGACAACCCGGCTAACTGGGGAATTGGCCCGACTTGCATGAGTCCTTCATCTGTGATCTCGCAATTCCACAACGCCATTTCGAGCCGCGGCTGCTTTCTCAACTGATCAGCATGCTGCTTCAGCCAAGAATCATCGAACCCGGAATTTCGGAGCCATATGTAAGTATGCTGCTTGCCTGGCAGGTTGATCATTCCGTTCGAGATCGCTTCCAGCGACTGCTTCAGCTTGGCGAACACTCCGGAATCAATTTCTCCGACAACAGCAAAATCTCCGTCTAAGCCCTCAATCGAGTAGCCAAGATCTTCCTGTGACCTGGAGCTGATAAAGCTGAGTGCCACCAAAGCACAGCAGGCAAGAAGAGGCAGCAACCATATCAAATGCCAATATCCAAGATGGCCGAGAATGGACCGACATCGCTGAAACATCGGCTTGATCATGGTCACGTTGTCTTCTGAGGACGCCGGACTGCCGGGGCCTTTTTGCCAACTGTGACCATCATTTGTGACCATCATTTGCTCCTTTTGGGGCGTATTCTAGCCAGCGACTGACAAAGACCAAATCGTCATAGCAATCGAGGGAATGAACTGATGACCAATCAGAGGCTGGCCTATTGGATACCGCTGTTTACGTTGATCGAACTGGTCGGTTGCTCAGAACATCGGAAACCTCAATCAGTCACAATCCATCAACCCATCGCCGAACAGCCAGTTCCCATTCCCGCGCCCGCGATTTCCCCTGGAGGTCGACCGAGGTCGATTCGAAATGCACGGTACTTCACCGTGAGCGACTTCCTTGCAGCAAGAAAAAACAATGAGTTGACGCCAGAGGAATGGGTCTGCATTGAAGGACACGTCACAAGGGCGATAGAAGTCTTTGGAGCATTTGGAGTCACATTGTCCGACTCGAATTCTGAATTGACAGTGCACAGCGAGGGAAAGGGGTTACGCCAGTACACTTTCAATAGCAACGACAGCATCATCATTCACGGCAGACTTTCAAAGAACGGTCTTATTGCTGATCCAACGCTCTTAACTCAACAAGAAGTGGATCCCGCCAGCAGCACGGGCGAACAACTCGATATGGAAACAGGGGACTGACGTCCCCCGCTCGCCGGGTTTTCAGATGCGAGACTTGGAATACCGGTCGCTGTTGCGATAGGCTCACGGGCAACTTCGCTGTCGTTTTTTAAGACCTTGTTGCAGGAACGTTCTCATGCGGCCGATCGTTCAGATTTCGCTCGACCTGACCAATATCGATGAAGCCCTCAGCACCGCCGAGATGGCATTACGGGCGGGGGTCGACTGGCTCGAAGCGGGGACGCCCCTCATTCTCGCGGAAGGACTGCACGGGGTACGGGCTCTGCGGAAGGCGTTTCCCAAAACGCCGATTGTCGCTGACCTCAAAACGATGGATGGCGGTTATCTGGAAGCGGAAATGATGGCGAAGGCGGGCGCCACGCATGTCGTCGTCATGGCCCGGGCTCACGAAGAGACGATTCACTGCGTCGTCAAAGCGGGTAAAGATCATGGCGTGAAAGTCATGGGCGATAATCTCGGCTGCCCGGACATGGTGGCGGGAGCGAAGTGGCTCGCTGACCTGGGCTGCGATTACGTCGTGCATCACATCGGGTACGACGAACGCCGCGGAATCGTCGCCAAAGGGGGCCGACAGCCGAGCCCGATGGATCAGCTTCGGGAAGTGGTGCAGGCGGTGAACATCCCGGTTCAGGCAGTCGGCGGCCTGACGCTCGAACAAGCGGTTTCCACACCGAGCTACGGCGCCCCGCTGGTCGTGTTGGGCGCCCCACTGACCGTCGACGCCGACGCCTTCAAAACCGCCGACGGCGACCTGGAATCCTCACTCCGGCTGATCTGCGAAAAAGTCCACGCCTATGGGGATGTGAAAGTCGGGAAGTGAGAATCGGAAATCCGCGATTCTGAGGGATCGGTCAAGTGTTGTGTCCAACGCTGTTGGTTAATTATCCCACGCAGCAAAAACCAGGAAAAGCCCCTCACCCCGACCCTCTCCCCGGAGTACCGGGGCGAGGGAGAGAACACAAAAGCTCCGGGACACGACACTAGTGCGCCGGGGACAGTGAGGCGAGTTCTCGAAGTTCGACGCGGTCGACGGCAAATCCAGCTTTCAGTACGTCGCCGATCGCCGAGCGAATTGCTTCCTCCAGCGAATTGGCCGAGCGATGAAAATCGATGTGGGAGACTCCGCACGAGCTGCCTGGGGAGCCGTCGTCGCAACCGGCTTCGTAGAGCTGGTTGGAAGCCTCGACGGTCATCTCTGGCAGGCCGGAGAGAATCACCGTGAATTCAAAGTCGCGCATCATTCTTCTCCTCTGGCTTCTCTTCCTGGAGTTTGCGGACACTTCTCGACGGTTCTGGTAATGTCCTTCGCGTGGTTTTCCGGGGAGCGGGGAGTACTCCAGACCGATTTGCTGCAAAAGCATGCGAACGGGCAACGGAGGATTCCAAAGCAGTGCCCCAGACCTTTAACGAACGTCCACCCGCGATCTTCAGCATACTGGATCGCAGCTTCAATGTGTTTGTTCGGATGTCTTTTTCTGGCCATCACTCTGCTCCTGTCCGTGCCAGTATTCCATTTACTTATTCGGCAGGCCCAGATCAACACTCGCTTGCGTGAAGGCGTGGTCTCGAAATATGGTGACAGTCCCCCCTTGGGCCACGCGAGATTTCTGATTCTGACGGAGAACTCCCATCGCAACGTCACTGACCAAACAGCCGGCTGTCGTCAATTTTGCCAACCAGCGCGATTCAGTCGAACTTCGCGAAGTCGCCATTCCAACCTACGGACCTGAAGATGTGCTGCTGGAAGTGGCGGCCGTTGGGGTCTGTGGGAGCGACCTGCACCAGTGGACCGCCGATCACAGTTGGCCAGTGAATTACCCTGTCATTCTGGGGCACGAATTCGGCGGAGTCATCGCCGCCATCGGGGATCGGGCCGGACCCTGGCAGCCCGGCGACCGTGTCGTCAGCGAAACCGCGGCGATCATCGACCCATATAATCCCATGTCGCGTCAGGGACTGTATAACCTCGACCCGACTCGCAAGGGTTTTGGTTACGGCACTGACGGCGCGATGACGAAGTTCGTCCGCGTTCCCGCCCGTTGCCTGCACCGCGTGCCTGAGAATCTTCCGTTCGAAAAGGCCTGTCTTACCGAACCCTGCTGCGTCGCCTATAGCGCAGTGGTGGCGAACGCAGACATCAAGCCTGGCGACCGGATTCTGGTACTCGGACCGGGTCCGATCGGCCTCCTCTGTGCCGCAATGGCCAAACTACAAGGGGCGATCGTGGGGGTCGTCGGACTCGAACGGGACCGCATCCGCTTCGAAGCGGTGAAGAAATATGGCTGCGAGCCGATCATCGGCGACTGTCGGGAATGGGCTTTCTCGGCCGATGGACTCGGCGTGGACGGCGTCATCGATGCGGCCGGCGTTTCGGTCACCTTGAAAACGGCCATCGACGTGGTGCGTCCGAATGGCTGGATCAGTAAGGTAGGCTGGGGCCGCGATCCAGTCGGGTTCTCGCTCGACCCGCTCGTTCAGAAGAACATCAAGCTGCAAGGCAGCTTCAGTCACAACTGGCCAATCTGGGAACGGGTGCTGCGACTGCTGTCGACCGGCCTGCTGGATCTCGATCCGGTCATGGGAGGGATCTGGCCGCTGGAACAATGGCACGAAGCCTTCGAAACCATGCACTCGGGGACGATTGCCAAAGCGGTGCTCAAACCGACGCTGTCCATTTGAATCGTTGAGGGTTGAGTGATAAGCGTTGAGCGAGACAATTCTCAACGCTCAACCCTCATCGCTCAACGACCAGATGCAGAACCATTTCCCCCACCTGAGCCTGCCTGAAATACATTGAGAGCCAACTGATGCCCAAGCTTGCCGCGTTTCCCAAATTGTACATGGACGAACTGTGCATTCACGGCACGATGACGTTGCGGGAATGGATCGAGAAAGCGGCCCTGCTCGATATTGACGGGCTGGAAATGTACACCGGGTTGCTGGACCTCAAAGATCCGGCGAAGTGGTCCGAGACCAAGAAAATCGCTGACGACAACGACCTGTTGTTGCCCATGATGTGCGCCTCGCCCGACTTCACGCATCCTGACCCGGCCTTCCGGCAGCAGCAGGTCGATCACGAGAAATTCTGCATCGACATGACCGCCGCCCTCGGCGGGCAGTATTGCCGCGTTCTCTCAGGGCAGCGGCGGCCGGAAGTCTCGCGGGAACAGGGGATCAATTACACGGTCGAGTGCATTCAGGCGTGTCTGCCGCACGCGAAAGCCGCCGGCGTCACGCTGATTCTGGAAAATCATTACAAAGACAATTACTGGCAGTTCCCCGAGTTTGCCCAGTACACTGACGTGTTCTGCGATCTCGTGTCGCGGCTGAATGATCCGAATTTCGGCGTGAATTACGACCCGAGCAACACGATCCTGGCGGGAGAAGATCCGCTGGTGCTGTTGGAACTGGTCAAAACCCGCGTCGTGACGATGCACGCCAGCGACCGCTATCTCGCCGACGGGACAATCGAGGATCTCCGCAAGGAAGAAGACAGCGTCGGCTACGCCAAGCGGCTGCGACATGGTGAAATCGGCAAGGGAATGAACGATTATGACGCGATCTTTTCGACGCTGAGAGGTGTTGGATTCAACGGCTGGATCAGCATCGAAGACGGCGTCGACGGGTTCGACCAACTGGAACGCAGCGTCGCCTTTTTGCGAACCAAAATTTCGCAGCACTGGGCCTAAGAGCCAACGACGACTTAATTCACGACAACGGAGTGCAACATGAGCCAGACGCGACGGACCTTTCTGCAGGCGTCGACTCTCTCCGCGATCGGGTTGATGTTGCCGGGCGTATTGCGGGCCCAGGCGGGGGAGAAACCGCGGATTCTGCTGCGGTCGTCGTGGCAGATTGTGAACATCGGCGACATTGCCCACACTCCAGGCGTGATCGCGCTGATCGAGAAATACATTCCGGAAGCGGAAGTCATTCTCTGGGCCTCGAATGACCTCTCTCCGGAAGTGCTCGAAATGGAGCACAAGCGGTTTCCGAAGCTCAAGGTCGTCAAAGGTAAAATCAAGGACGACGGCCACGCCACGACCCCGGAACTGGAAGAGGCGCTGGGCTGGTGCAACTTTTTGCTGCACGGGTCGGGCGCATCGTTCGTGGCGCAGCGTGATGTCGGCGACTTTGTGAAGCACATCGGCAAGCCGTACGGGGTCTACGGCATCACTTATTCCGGCACCTCGAAAGAGGGAATCGATCTGCTCACGCAGGCGAGATTCCTCTTCTTTCGCGAGACGGTGTCGCTCGAACGGGCCAAAGAAGATGGCGTGCAGTGCCCGATCATGGAATTCGGTCCCGACGGCGCCTTCGGCACCGACCTGCGGAATGACAAGGCGGCGGACGAGTACCTGAAGTCGGTCGATCTGCAGCCTGGCAAGTTCCTCTGCTGCATTCCCCGCCTGCGGTATACGCCGTACTGGCTGATCCGGAATCAGCCCAAGGACGAAAAGAAAGCCGACCGCAACGAGATGATGCAGGAGCACGACCACGCTCCTTTACGGGCAGCAATCTCGGCGGTGGTGCGTGAAACCGACACGAAGGTGCTGATCTGCCCGGAAGACATGACACAGATGGCAGTCGGTCGCGAACTCCTCTACAACCGCCTCGATGACGATGTGAAAGCCAAAGTCGTTCTCCGTGAGACATACTGGCTGACCGACGAAGCGCTCAGCACCTACATGCGGTCGCTCGGGTTGTTCGGGCTGGAAATGCATTCGCCGATCATGTGCATTGCGAACGGGGTGCCGGCCCTGGTTGGCCGCTTTGAAGAGCAGACCAGTAAAGGGTTCATGTGGCGCGACATCGGCCTGGGAGACTGGTTGTTCGACATGGATCAGCCGGACGACGTGGCTCGACTCACCCCCACATTGCTGACATTCGTTCAGGACCGTCCGGCAGTGCTGGAAAAAGTTCGCAAAGCCCAGGCCATTGTGCAGCAGCGTCAACGTGAGACGATGCAGGTCCTGAAACAACAGTTCGCCGCCGCGCCCGTTACCAGCGAAAAAGGACAGGCCGACTGACAACCGGTCTGACTCGATCTTTATGAAGCATGTCAACAAGCTGCTCTGCCCGATTGCTCTGGCGCTGTTCGTCTGCGGGTTCTGGTCTTCGCTGTCCGCCTTGGGACAATCGAAAGCACCGCTTCCGGCGGTGAAGCAGCCGGCCAAAATTACCAGCCCGCTTAAGGTCCATGAAAGCGGCCGTTATCTGGTCGACGGCAAGGGCGAACCGTTCTTCTTTCTCGGCGACACCGCCTGGGAACTGTTTCACCGTTTGAACCGGGAAGAAGCGGCGAAATACCTGGATGACCGCGCTGCCAAGGGCTTTAACGTGATTCAAGCCGCCGCCCTGGCTGAACTCGATGGATTGAGTACGCCCAATCCCTACGGTCATCGTCCGTTGATCGACAACGATCCGACCAAACCCGACATCAAGCCTGGCGACCGCAACGACTACTGGGACCACGTCGACGACATCGTCAAAATGGCTGCCGCCCGGGGCATGTATGTCGGCATGCTTCCCACCTGGGGAGATAAATGGGTGAAGAAATGGGGCGTCGGCCCCGAGATCTTCACTCCGGAGAACGCAGAGAAGTACGGAGAATGGCTGGGCAAGCGTTACAAGGATCAGCCCGTCATCTGGATTCTCGGCGGCGACCGCGACCCTGAAAACGAAGTGCAGGTCGAAACCATTCGGGCGATGGCCAAAGGGCTCGCCAAAGGGGACGAGAACGCCCACCTGATGACGTATCATCCGCAAGGGACGAGCAATTCCGCACAGATTTTTCACGCAGACGAATGGCTCGACTTCAACATGGTGCAGTCGGGCCATGCACGGCCAGTCCGTCCGAATTACATCGATGCCCAGAAGAACCTGAACCGTACGCCGACCAAGCCGACGGTCGACGGGGAACCGTGCTACGAAGATCACCCGGTCAAGGGGGATACCTGGGAGAAGCGGAACGAGCCGGGTGCATATCTCCCGTGGTTCGATGAATGGGACGTGCGGAAGGCGGCCTATGAATCGGTCCTGGCGGGCGCCTGCGGGCACACGTACGGCGATCACAACATCTGGCAGTTCTGGCAGCCGGGCCGCAACCCGGTTTCTGATGCGCGGACCACCTGGACGACTGCCCTGCACCACCCCGGCGCCCAGCAGATGTCATATCTGCGCGAGCTGTTCGCCGCTCGCCCTTACTGGAACTTCCACGCCGACCAGTCGCTGATTGGCGAAGACAACACCCCAGAAGAGAACTGTGCCCGGGCCGCGCTGGCCAACGACGGCTCTTTCGCGATTGTCTATCTACCGGTCGGGAATGTCGTGAGCCTGAAGCTCGACACGCTTTCCGGAAAGGAGCTGACGGGATGGTGGTATAACCCCCGCCAGAACACTGCCCAGAAGATCGGCACATTCGAAAAGGCCGGCAAGCGGACATTCACGCCGCCGCATTCCGGGCGTAATAACGACTGGCTGCTGATTCTCGACGACGCCGACGCGAAGCTGCCAAAAATCGGCGGGTAATGATGCGTCCCTGGTGACTTTCCTTTATCTAAAGGTGTCGCCATCATCCCGCGATGCATCATATTCCGCACACTGAAAACCATTTCACCGCTTCCGAAACCGTTCGCGACATTGTCATCGGCATGTCAGACGGGTTGACGGTTCCCTTCGCTCTGGCGGCAGGTCTCTCCGGCGCGGTCGATTCGAGTCACGTCATCGTCGCGGCCGGTCTGGCTGAAGTCGCCGCGGGTTCGATTGCCATGGGCCTGGGCGGCTACCTGGCCGCCAAAACCGAGGCCGAGCATTACGACCTGGAATGGAAGCGCGAAGCACGCGAGACCATCGAACTTCCGGATGTCGAAACGGAAGAGGTCGCCCAGGTGTTTCGCGGCTATGGTCTGGATGAAAAGACCGTGCAGACGGTGACCGCTTCGATCTGCAGCGACCAGACCCGATGGATCGAGTTCATGATGAAGTTCGAACTCGGCCTGGAGAAGCCCGACCCGACTCGAGCCCGCAACAGCGCGATCACGATTGCCCTGTCGTACATCATTGGCGGCATGATCCCGCTCTCGCCGTATTTTGTCGGTTGGGAGGTCCGCACCGCGCTGCTGGTTTCAGTCTGCGTCACGCTGTTCGCCTTACTGATCTTCGGGTATGTGAAAGGCCGCTTCACGGTCGACCGTCCCTGGAAAAGCGCTGGGCAAACGGTGTTCGTCGGCGGACTGGCCGCGTCGGCCGCCTTCTTGCTCGCCAGCTTTTTCGGGTAACTCTCCTGAGATGCCGAGAGTTTTGCGATAACCGCTCTTTGAGGGTCTGCGCTGAGGCTGCGTCTGCCTCACGCTCGAATTCATCAACAACTCTCCATGTCTTCACACAGTCTTCACAATCGCCAATAGACTTTGCCTGCATAACGATTTCGCAAGGAAGCGGTTGCCCCACAGCCGCGTTTGCATCCCCTGCTGCGGGCACCGATGTCTTTGAATCTCTTCACGCGGATGGTCCTGTTGGCCGGCGTTTCGCTGGGCATCGGCTGCGGCGCGTCCAGCATTTCGCACTCGTCAAAGAAGCCCGTCAGTGACGACGCGGCTTCGGAGTCGGTTGCTCTGATTCAGCCGCGAGAGACACTCAACCTGACGCTGTTGGGCGGTTATGACCACGGGGGGGTCGCCGGCGCTGAGATCTCGGCCTTAGATGCCGTTTCGAAGCGATTGCTGACGGTCAACGGCGTCAGCAACGCGATCGACATTCAGGATCTCTCCCGACCTGATCAGCCCCGCTTTGTGAAGTCCGTTTCGGTCGATGACCTGGGACGCCCTACCTCGGTTGTGGCGAAGCATGGAATCATCGCGGTTTCCATCGCAGCAAAAGACAAACAGGTCACAGGCCAGGTGCTATTTCTGACGGCCGATGGCGAGATCCTGAAGAAACTGGAAGTCGGCTACGAGCCAGACATGCTGACGATCAGCCCGGACGGCCGCTGGCTGCTGACGGCGAATGAAGCCGAGCCGCTGCCGGACTACAGTTTCGATCCCGAAGGTTCGATCAGCATGATCGACCTGTCGCTCGGAGTGGACGGCGTCTCGCAGTCCGATGTCACCAACGTGGGCTTCCAGCAGTTCAATGCTCAGCGAGCGGCGCTCGACTCCAGCATTCGCATCTCCGGTCCCAACGCCACCGTATCGCAGGATCTGGAGCCAGAGTACATCGCGGTCTCGGTAGATTCAAAAACCGCGTGGATCACCTGTCAGGAAAACAACGCCGTCGCGATCCTCGATCTGGACCGGCGGGAAGTGACGAAGCTGGC contains:
- a CDS encoding orotidine 5'-phosphate decarboxylase / HUMPS family protein translates to MRPIVQISLDLTNIDEALSTAEMALRAGVDWLEAGTPLILAEGLHGVRALRKAFPKTPIVADLKTMDGGYLEAEMMAKAGATHVVVMARAHEETIHCVVKAGKDHGVKVMGDNLGCPDMVAGAKWLADLGCDYVVHHIGYDERRGIVAKGGRQPSPMDQLREVVQAVNIPVQAVGGLTLEQAVSTPSYGAPLVVLGAPLTVDADAFKTADGDLESSLRLICEKVHAYGDVKVGK
- a CDS encoding polysaccharide pyruvyl transferase family protein, producing MSQTRRTFLQASTLSAIGLMLPGVLRAQAGEKPRILLRSSWQIVNIGDIAHTPGVIALIEKYIPEAEVILWASNDLSPEVLEMEHKRFPKLKVVKGKIKDDGHATTPELEEALGWCNFLLHGSGASFVAQRDVGDFVKHIGKPYGVYGITYSGTSKEGIDLLTQARFLFFRETVSLERAKEDGVQCPIMEFGPDGAFGTDLRNDKAADEYLKSVDLQPGKFLCCIPRLRYTPYWLIRNQPKDEKKADRNEMMQEHDHAPLRAAISAVVRETDTKVLICPEDMTQMAVGRELLYNRLDDDVKAKVVLRETYWLTDEALSTYMRSLGLFGLEMHSPIMCIANGVPALVGRFEEQTSKGFMWRDIGLGDWLFDMDQPDDVARLTPTLLTFVQDRPAVLEKVRKAQAIVQQRQRETMQVLKQQFAAAPVTSEKGQAD
- a CDS encoding VIT1/CCC1 transporter family protein; the encoded protein is MHHIPHTENHFTASETVRDIVIGMSDGLTVPFALAAGLSGAVDSSHVIVAAGLAEVAAGSIAMGLGGYLAAKTEAEHYDLEWKREARETIELPDVETEEVAQVFRGYGLDEKTVQTVTASICSDQTRWIEFMMKFELGLEKPDPTRARNSAITIALSYIIGGMIPLSPYFVGWEVRTALLVSVCVTLFALLIFGYVKGRFTVDRPWKSAGQTVFVGGLAASAAFLLASFFG
- a CDS encoding sugar phosphate isomerase/epimerase family protein → MPKLAAFPKLYMDELCIHGTMTLREWIEKAALLDIDGLEMYTGLLDLKDPAKWSETKKIADDNDLLLPMMCASPDFTHPDPAFRQQQVDHEKFCIDMTAALGGQYCRVLSGQRRPEVSREQGINYTVECIQACLPHAKAAGVTLILENHYKDNYWQFPEFAQYTDVFCDLVSRLNDPNFGVNYDPSNTILAGEDPLVLLELVKTRVVTMHASDRYLADGTIEDLRKEEDSVGYAKRLRHGEIGKGMNDYDAIFSTLRGVGFNGWISIEDGVDGFDQLERSVAFLRTKISQHWA
- a CDS encoding glycoside hydrolase family 140 protein is translated as MKHVNKLLCPIALALFVCGFWSSLSALGQSKAPLPAVKQPAKITSPLKVHESGRYLVDGKGEPFFFLGDTAWELFHRLNREEAAKYLDDRAAKGFNVIQAAALAELDGLSTPNPYGHRPLIDNDPTKPDIKPGDRNDYWDHVDDIVKMAAARGMYVGMLPTWGDKWVKKWGVGPEIFTPENAEKYGEWLGKRYKDQPVIWILGGDRDPENEVQVETIRAMAKGLAKGDENAHLMTYHPQGTSNSAQIFHADEWLDFNMVQSGHARPVRPNYIDAQKNLNRTPTKPTVDGEPCYEDHPVKGDTWEKRNEPGAYLPWFDEWDVRKAAYESVLAGACGHTYGDHNIWQFWQPGRNPVSDARTTWTTALHHPGAQQMSYLRELFAARPYWNFHADQSLIGEDNTPEENCARAALANDGSFAIVYLPVGNVVSLKLDTLSGKELTGWWYNPRQNTAQKIGTFEKAGKRTFTPPHSGRNNDWLLILDDADAKLPKIGG
- a CDS encoding choice-of-anchor I family protein gives rise to the protein MSLNLFTRMVLLAGVSLGIGCGASSISHSSKKPVSDDAASESVALIQPRETLNLTLLGGYDHGGVAGAEISALDAVSKRLLTVNGVSNAIDIQDLSRPDQPRFVKSVSVDDLGRPTSVVAKHGIIAVSIAAKDKQVTGQVLFLTADGEILKKLEVGYEPDMLTISPDGRWLLTANEAEPLPDYSFDPEGSISMIDLSLGVDGVSQSDVTNVGFQQFNAQRAALDSSIRISGPNATVSQDLEPEYIAVSVDSKTAWITCQENNAVAILDLDRREVTKLAGLGFKDHSQPGNGFDASDKDGGICIGNWPTKGMYQPDGIAAFQIEGQTYLITANEGEHRGYEGFNEQVRVADLQLDPKVFLDAKKLQKSENLGRLKTTNAFGDHNGDGLHEEIYSYGTRSFTIWSADVQKVFDSGDQFDRLTAEQHPALFNSDHEASELDGRSDSKGCEPESVTTGVINGRTYAFVALERISGIAVYDVTNPAEPVFETYFNNRTQDRHGGDLGPEGVLFVTAEASPTGRPLLIVSYEVSGTTRFFDLQSTESAAERTLSAAETESR
- a CDS encoding zinc-binding dehydrogenase; its protein translation is MTKQPAVVNFANQRDSVELREVAIPTYGPEDVLLEVAAVGVCGSDLHQWTADHSWPVNYPVILGHEFGGVIAAIGDRAGPWQPGDRVVSETAAIIDPYNPMSRQGLYNLDPTRKGFGYGTDGAMTKFVRVPARCLHRVPENLPFEKACLTEPCCVAYSAVVANADIKPGDRILVLGPGPIGLLCAAMAKLQGAIVGVVGLERDRIRFEAVKKYGCEPIIGDCREWAFSADGLGVDGVIDAAGVSVTLKTAIDVVRPNGWISKVGWGRDPVGFSLDPLVQKNIKLQGSFSHNWPIWERVLRLLSTGLLDLDPVMGGIWPLEQWHEAFETMHSGTIAKAVLKPTLSI